From the Martelella mediterranea DSM 17316 genome, one window contains:
- a CDS encoding N-acetylglucosamine kinase, whose amino-acid sequence MTDGLILGIDGGGSKVLAALADRSGQVVKTARGGGVNPMDNPGWREVLDTVLRPFAEITEIGAVAAALPAYGEVARLSALQEQAIAETFPAAKRHVLNDVEAAHFGALSGRPGILILSGTGSMAWARAEDGRSARVGGWGDMIGDEGSAYAIGRAALSLISQAIDGRAQPTALTDAVFDALSLDRADPMNALGGWVTGLERPRAGIAALAEVVDRVARAGDAGANALMEEAADELARHFTAIAPHCASDADWTYAGGTFASPVLLAALTSRIGRAPVPPRLPPIGGALLAAAQCLGWPLEEGFVGQIASARNGTD is encoded by the coding sequence ATGACCGACGGCCTGATCCTCGGCATCGACGGCGGCGGCAGCAAGGTGCTGGCGGCGCTTGCCGACCGGTCGGGCCAAGTGGTTAAGACGGCGCGCGGCGGCGGCGTCAATCCGATGGACAATCCCGGATGGCGCGAAGTCCTCGATACGGTGCTGCGCCCCTTTGCCGAAATCACGGAGATAGGGGCCGTGGCGGCAGCACTGCCCGCCTATGGCGAGGTGGCCCGCCTCTCCGCCCTTCAAGAACAGGCGATCGCCGAGACTTTCCCGGCGGCGAAACGGCATGTGCTGAACGACGTGGAAGCCGCCCATTTCGGCGCGCTGTCCGGCCGTCCGGGCATCCTCATCCTCTCCGGCACCGGCTCCATGGCCTGGGCGCGCGCTGAGGACGGCCGCTCCGCCCGCGTCGGCGGCTGGGGCGACATGATCGGCGACGAGGGCAGCGCCTATGCGATCGGTCGCGCCGCGCTCAGCCTGATCAGCCAGGCGATCGACGGTCGCGCGCAACCGACCGCGTTGACCGACGCAGTTTTTGACGCCCTTTCCCTCGACCGGGCCGACCCCATGAACGCGCTCGGCGGCTGGGTCACAGGCCTTGAGCGGCCCCGCGCGGGCATCGCGGCGCTTGCCGAAGTGGTCGACCGCGTGGCCCGCGCCGGCGATGCCGGGGCGAACGCTCTGATGGAAGAGGCCGCCGACGAGCTTGCGCGACACTTCACGGCCATCGCCCCACACTGCGCGAGCGACGCCGACTGGACCTATGCCGGCGGCACATTCGCAAGCCCGGTGCTGCTTGCCGCGCTCACGAGCCGGATCGGCCGCGCGCCGGTTCCGCCCCGACTTCCCCCGATTGGCGGCGCGCTGCTGGCGGCCGCCCAATGTCTCGGCTGGCCGCTCGAAGAGGGCTTTGTCGGGCAAATCGCCTCCGCCCGAAACGGGACGGATTGA
- a CDS encoding ABC transporter substrate-binding protein, with the protein MNRLLLSLATSTAMLLAIPALADDAKPLAGESITVLLPSPQGANIAADFEEDTGIHVDLQTLSWDDIRLKLVTGLVAGTAPADVTEFDWSWTGQFAAADWYMPLNDAIDPATVEDIGVTKIFTVDGDILGIPYTNDFRVMLINKAQFEEAGITEPPKTLDELVADAKKIKEAGIVEYPIGLPLSATEGASTSWYLLTKAFGGELFDADFKPLFTSPDSAGYKALEFELMLLKEGLVDPAAVSLTDSQINESMFSQGQTSVMISGEPGRLGQMNDPDQSKVAGDVEAILVPTASGETRSFGLPEALGIPNSSQNKEAAVEFIKWFTSKDFQEENYKNGFLPTRTSVLSAVNETGVMHSGDVLVEQSTTVEPLFQQGTPQWYPEFSSAVNTSINSAAKGQITVEQAMQNIADAAEQAMAQ; encoded by the coding sequence ATGAACAGACTGCTTTTATCACTCGCCACCTCGACAGCCATGCTGCTCGCCATCCCGGCGCTTGCCGATGATGCCAAGCCGCTGGCCGGCGAATCCATCACGGTGCTTCTGCCCTCCCCGCAGGGCGCCAATATCGCCGCCGATTTCGAGGAAGACACCGGCATCCATGTCGACCTGCAGACGCTTTCGTGGGACGATATCCGCCTCAAGCTCGTCACCGGCCTCGTCGCCGGCACCGCGCCCGCCGATGTGACCGAATTCGACTGGTCCTGGACCGGCCAGTTCGCCGCCGCCGACTGGTATATGCCGCTCAACGATGCGATCGACCCCGCGACCGTCGAAGATATCGGCGTCACCAAGATCTTCACCGTCGACGGCGATATCCTCGGCATCCCCTACACCAACGACTTCCGCGTCATGCTGATCAACAAGGCGCAATTTGAGGAAGCCGGCATTACCGAGCCGCCGAAAACGCTCGACGAACTCGTTGCCGACGCCAAGAAGATCAAGGAAGCCGGCATCGTCGAGTATCCGATCGGCCTGCCGCTTTCGGCAACCGAAGGCGCATCCACGAGCTGGTATCTGCTGACCAAGGCCTTTGGCGGCGAACTGTTCGACGCCGATTTCAAGCCGCTGTTCACATCGCCGGACTCCGCCGGTTACAAGGCGCTGGAATTCGAACTGATGCTGCTGAAAGAAGGGCTCGTTGACCCGGCCGCAGTCAGCCTGACCGACAGCCAGATCAACGAAAGCATGTTCTCCCAGGGCCAGACCAGCGTGATGATCTCGGGCGAACCGGGCCGACTCGGCCAGATGAACGATCCGGATCAGTCCAAGGTCGCCGGCGATGTCGAGGCCATTCTGGTGCCGACGGCAAGCGGCGAAACCCGCAGCTTCGGCCTGCCTGAAGCGCTCGGCATTCCCAACAGTTCGCAGAACAAGGAAGCCGCGGTCGAATTCATCAAATGGTTCACCTCCAAGGACTTCCAGGAGGAGAACTACAAGAACGGCTTCCTGCCGACCCGCACCTCGGTGCTTTCGGCCGTCAACGAGACCGGCGTGATGCATTCCGGCGATGTGCTCGTCGAACAGTCGACCACGGTCGAGCCGCTGTTCCAGCAGGGCACGCCGCAATGGTATCCGGAGTTTTCGAGCGCCGTGAATACCTCGATCAACAGCGCCGCCAAGGGCCAGATCACGGTTGAACAGGCAATGCAGAACATTGCCGACGCCGCCGAACAGGCCATGGCCCAATGA
- a CDS encoding carbohydrate ABC transporter permease — protein sequence MTSAASTMRGKRGIGFNADTMLGLLLAAPILITMASLVFYPMLVTSWDSLHRVNPMQPGTPFVGLANYTRMLSDKQLGMSWMNTFSYVILAVLAETVFGVLAAALINQVKVGRQWILAAVILPWALPGVVNAVIWLWIYQPGAGLLNGILTSLGLPFENHIWFNDRTSAIMAVTVVHVWRMMPLTIVIVLAAMQSIPDHLYQAARIDGATNFQMLTLVTLPLVRSAIAVSMTNATVQAFNLFDEAWVLAGASLETRPVLVQIYLETFQNLRFSYGMALSLTITFVSLLVSLVYVLRVYRNTRYD from the coding sequence ATGACATCTGCCGCCTCCACAATGCGAGGCAAGCGCGGTATCGGCTTCAATGCCGATACCATGCTCGGCCTGCTTCTGGCCGCGCCGATCCTGATCACCATGGCGTCGCTGGTGTTCTACCCGATGCTGGTGACGAGTTGGGACAGCCTGCACCGCGTCAATCCGATGCAGCCGGGCACGCCCTTCGTCGGCCTTGCCAACTACACCCGCATGCTCTCCGATAAACAGCTCGGCATGAGCTGGATGAACACATTTTCCTATGTGATCCTCGCCGTTCTCGCCGAGACCGTCTTCGGCGTGCTGGCCGCCGCCCTGATCAATCAGGTCAAGGTCGGACGCCAGTGGATCCTCGCCGCCGTGATCCTGCCCTGGGCGCTGCCCGGCGTGGTCAACGCGGTGATCTGGCTGTGGATCTATCAGCCCGGCGCCGGCCTTCTGAACGGCATCCTCACCTCGCTCGGGCTGCCCTTCGAAAACCACATCTGGTTCAACGATCGCACCAGCGCGATCATGGCGGTCACCGTGGTCCATGTCTGGCGGATGATGCCGCTCACCATCGTCATCGTTCTCGCCGCCATGCAGAGCATTCCCGACCATCTCTATCAGGCCGCCCGCATAGACGGCGCGACCAATTTTCAGATGCTGACGCTGGTGACCCTCCCGTTGGTGCGCAGTGCAATCGCGGTGTCGATGACCAACGCCACGGTGCAAGCCTTCAACCTTTTCGACGAGGCATGGGTGCTTGCCGGGGCGAGCCTCGAAACCCGGCCCGTGCTGGTGCAGATCTATCTCGAGACCTTCCAGAACCTGCGCTTCTCCTACGGCATGGCGCTGTCGCTGACGATCACCTTCGTCTCGCTTCTGGTGTCGCTGGTCTATGTGCTCCGCGTCTATCGCAACACTCGGTATGATTGA
- a CDS encoding carbohydrate ABC transporter permease, with protein sequence MMIWAGLAVLLIWSLGPVYWTFASALTPTEDFSARPIHFFPQNITLDHFARIFGIGIERIGGVEVWAQFRAALFNSIVTSALATVLCVAISALGAYAFTRLDFPGRKTLFILVVATLAIPAYAVLIPLYRILISLHMIDTYTGIALIYVSAYLPLSLWLLRSVFESLPIALEEAAQLDGAGRLFIFFNIVLPLAGPGLTATAILTFLGAWGQYLIPLIFSPAQTKPLTVLIPEFVTKNFVDYGLITASGSVAIIIPALVVIFLNRYLVSGLLAGSVK encoded by the coding sequence ATGATGATCTGGGCCGGCCTTGCCGTGCTGCTGATCTGGTCGCTGGGGCCGGTCTATTGGACCTTTGCCAGCGCGCTGACGCCGACCGAGGATTTCTCGGCCCGCCCGATCCATTTCTTCCCGCAGAACATCACCTTGGATCACTTCGCCCGCATTTTCGGCATCGGCATCGAACGGATCGGCGGGGTCGAGGTCTGGGCGCAGTTCCGCGCGGCGCTGTTCAACTCCATCGTCACCTCGGCGCTGGCGACGGTGCTGTGCGTGGCGATCTCCGCGCTCGGAGCCTATGCCTTCACCCGGCTCGATTTTCCGGGCCGCAAGACCCTGTTCATCCTGGTGGTAGCGACGCTCGCGATCCCGGCCTACGCGGTGCTAATCCCGCTTTACCGGATCCTCATCAGCCTGCACATGATCGACACCTATACGGGCATCGCGCTGATCTATGTGTCGGCCTATCTGCCGCTGTCGCTCTGGCTGCTTCGAAGCGTGTTCGAATCGCTTCCGATCGCGCTGGAGGAAGCCGCCCAGCTCGACGGCGCCGGACGGCTCTTCATCTTCTTCAACATCGTGCTGCCGCTGGCGGGGCCGGGGCTGACGGCGACCGCCATCCTCACGTTCCTCGGCGCCTGGGGCCAGTACCTCATTCCGTTGATCTTCTCGCCGGCGCAAACCAAGCCGCTGACGGTGCTGATCCCGGAATTCGTCACCAAAAACTTCGTCGACTACGGCCTGATCACGGCAAGCGGTTCCGTTGCCATCATCATCCCCGCCCTCGTCGTCATTTTCCTGAACCGGTACCTCGTCAGCGGTCTGCTGGCAGGTTCGGTCAAATAA
- a CDS encoding SIS domain-containing protein produces the protein MNTTEKVIFEQFPYWEKAITWKPGSHDAALTVIVGCGTSYNLALSLAAYFNLAGRAAIAVPGAEWLSRPGAFFPDWQNTHVIALSRSGESTETVAAAKASRAAGAHVTAITVEPESPLAKNCDTLVVSPSHPDEGIVMSVSASLMLLLGQRMIGQDMTTAIIDTARRLMDDLDAALPQLIENRSHFVFLGGGPLYGIALEGALKLMEMSQTVTQAFHPLEYRHGPISLVSEETAVVMLYSDQKAEEAKVVAELQDKGAVVIGLGGPGDLALDLDTGLSLSGLAMLPALQILGERVAQMKGLDTVTPRHLTKVVKLA, from the coding sequence ATGAACACGACTGAAAAAGTGATTTTCGAGCAATTCCCCTATTGGGAAAAGGCGATCACTTGGAAACCCGGTTCGCATGACGCAGCGCTGACCGTCATCGTCGGCTGCGGCACATCGTATAACCTCGCGCTGTCGCTTGCGGCCTATTTCAATCTCGCGGGCCGCGCCGCGATCGCGGTGCCGGGCGCCGAATGGCTGAGCCGTCCGGGCGCTTTCTTCCCCGACTGGCAGAATACACATGTCATCGCCCTGTCGCGCAGCGGCGAAAGCACCGAAACGGTCGCCGCCGCCAAGGCGAGCCGCGCCGCCGGCGCCCATGTGACGGCGATCACCGTGGAACCGGAAAGCCCGCTTGCGAAAAACTGCGATACGCTGGTGGTTTCGCCATCCCATCCCGACGAAGGCATCGTGATGTCGGTGTCCGCAAGCCTGATGCTGCTGCTCGGCCAGCGCATGATCGGCCAGGATATGACGACCGCGATCATCGATACCGCCCGCAGGCTGATGGACGATCTCGACGCAGCGCTTCCGCAGCTCATCGAGAACCGCTCGCATTTCGTCTTCCTCGGCGGCGGCCCGCTCTACGGCATCGCGCTTGAGGGCGCGCTGAAGCTGATGGAGATGAGCCAGACCGTGACCCAGGCCTTCCATCCGCTGGAATACCGTCACGGCCCGATCAGCCTCGTCAGCGAGGAAACCGCCGTCGTCATGCTCTACTCCGACCAGAAAGCCGAAGAGGCCAAGGTGGTCGCCGAGCTTCAGGACAAGGGCGCGGTGGTGATCGGCCTCGGCGGTCCGGGCGATCTCGCGCTTGATCTCGACACCGGGCTTTCGCTTTCGGGGCTGGCCATGCTGCCGGCGCTGCAGATCCTCGGCGAGCGGGTGGCGCAGATGAAAGGTCTCGACACCGTCACGCCGCGACACCTGACCAAGGTGGTGAAGCTCGCATGA
- a CDS encoding D-tagatose-bisphosphate aldolase, class II, non-catalytic subunit, whose amino-acid sequence MTAPLEQNRHDALARLFGGRGGPLPRGIASVCSAHALVIEAALRRAAADGAVALIEATCNQVNQDGGYTGMTPQDFRAFVEKIAGAIGFPSERIIFGGDHLGPNPWKSLAADEAMARAETMIAAYAAAGFEKLHLDTSMGCAGEPTALADDLTAERAARLAKVAEQAAKDAGHRPPVYIIGTEVPPPGGATHALDDIEPTDADAVKNTYAVHRDAFAAAGIATALDHVIAIVVQPGVEFGNANVAIYKPERARALVGALSDLPGLIYEAHSTDYQPVEALTQLVDDGFAILKVGPGLTFALREALYGLDAIAATLEGKDGQGPLFSAMESLMLEKPGHWRSHYTGSDAEQRLQRHFSYSDRIRYYWPEKEAATAIDALFARLEGDIPETLISQHMARIYPDVVAGRVAPHARDLCLAAIDAALLPYAQATGSGTRQAA is encoded by the coding sequence ATGACGGCACCGCTCGAACAAAACCGCCACGACGCGCTCGCCCGCCTTTTCGGCGGGCGCGGCGGCCCGCTGCCGCGCGGCATCGCCTCGGTCTGCTCCGCCCATGCGCTGGTGATCGAGGCCGCACTCAGGCGCGCTGCGGCCGATGGCGCGGTCGCGCTGATCGAGGCCACCTGCAATCAGGTCAATCAGGACGGCGGCTATACCGGCATGACGCCGCAGGATTTCCGCGCCTTTGTCGAAAAGATCGCCGGCGCGATCGGCTTTCCATCCGAGCGGATCATCTTCGGCGGGGATCATCTCGGCCCCAATCCGTGGAAAAGCCTTGCCGCGGACGAGGCGATGGCGCGCGCCGAAACCATGATCGCCGCCTATGCCGCGGCGGGTTTCGAGAAGCTCCACCTCGACACCTCTATGGGCTGCGCCGGGGAACCGACAGCCCTTGCCGATGACCTGACGGCCGAACGCGCAGCAAGGCTCGCAAAGGTCGCCGAGCAGGCGGCCAAAGACGCCGGCCATCGCCCGCCGGTCTACATCATCGGCACCGAGGTGCCGCCGCCGGGCGGCGCAACCCACGCCCTTGACGATATCGAACCGACCGATGCCGATGCCGTGAAGAACACCTATGCGGTGCACCGCGATGCGTTCGCCGCTGCCGGCATTGCCACGGCCCTTGATCACGTGATCGCCATCGTCGTTCAGCCGGGCGTCGAGTTCGGCAACGCCAATGTGGCGATCTACAAACCCGAACGGGCCCGCGCGCTGGTCGGCGCGCTCAGTGACCTGCCCGGCCTGATCTACGAGGCTCATTCCACCGACTACCAGCCGGTGGAGGCGCTGACGCAACTTGTCGATGACGGTTTCGCGATCCTCAAGGTCGGGCCCGGCCTGACCTTTGCCCTGCGCGAGGCGCTTTACGGTCTTGACGCGATTGCCGCCACACTTGAGGGCAAGGATGGCCAGGGGCCGTTGTTTTCGGCCATGGAAAGCCTGATGCTGGAAAAACCCGGCCACTGGCGCTCCCATTATACCGGCTCGGACGCGGAGCAGCGGCTGCAGCGCCATTTCAGCTACAGCGACCGGATCCGCTATTACTGGCCGGAAAAGGAAGCCGCCACCGCGATCGATGCGCTGTTTGCACGCCTTGAGGGCGATATTCCCGAAACGCTGATCAGCCAGCACATGGCGCGGATCTATCCAGACGTGGTTGCCGGCAGGGTCGCGCCGCACGCGCGCGATCTGTGCCTTGCCGCGATCGACGCGGCCCTTCTGCCCTATGCCCAAGCCACCGGCTCAGGGACGAGGCAGGCCGCATGA